From Lagopus muta isolate bLagMut1 chromosome 15, bLagMut1 primary, whole genome shotgun sequence, the proteins below share one genomic window:
- the RAI1 gene encoding retinoic acid-induced protein 1 isoform X1, with protein MQSFRERCGFHGNQQSYQPTSQDTSRLENYRHQSQAGPNCERQRLVAKEYYSQQQLPYAGYENSAAEKYHRGNKQLAGQQLQGRPAFSNYAVQENSPYPARYSGDESLQAWGGQPPALPKYEDSLMKKTSPAAGGRPYHEPAAAPLPFRTHFPQQQQQQPPALPYPKLQRQKLPNDVSSPMPFSQSPHFGQHSQSFPASSTYSSVPGGSQPAHSYKSCTAPSGQPPLERPLGSAASLAPGPRVPNLHGYQPNRIGYEQPPQPPPQPPPPPQPPQPPQPPQPQPQPLQGRHHAPESLHYQNLAKYQHYNQAGQTYCQSDAPPVRTPEQYYQTFSPSASHSPARSVGRSPSYSSTPSPLMPNLENFQYSQQPLNAGAFPAGITDHSHFMPLLNPSPTDGTSPDAQSGNCKNLPKEKLPENLLSDLSLQSLTALTSQVENISNTVQQLLLSKSAVPQKKGIKTPARTPEQLKGQHCSPESSTYSAEQVGTPLSDPLSTPQSVHAETQDADYLSGSEDQLERSFLYCNQNRSPARVNSNSKAKPESVSTCSVTSPDDMSTKSDDSFQSIHASLPLESFTKYVTNERDCPRLLLSALSQEELASEIIVLQDAINEKEDKAWPNSPMLSKEATKSPFQLENHRPCLDSMVKGSWPSQGDSSTLTEPLKMDKASGGSTGKDFGDEVYEGPQVEFAATETKDTLKDAGPLAFNSKPSVPAATSSAGASGFSCYSNTTANSVGSENAMEHFEWPEENLGEACLRWKELGSGLQASDLPKGLFPSKMGGSCKEKKNACGLDLCDGEQPDKSETTRDFGQQAMEEEEEETLTYDEATKVDSERWLQDTRHCCTAGDFSEIPMISSPELKESDLEVEEYSSLCELAGTEQKSVPYAASPPKPPEIPAVLSASEVPMSAEETVSTVEKESSVPSARLSGQSIILLGPAVGTETKVKSWFKSSLPHIQPEEESGGVEKSHPEAVDSEPVLSLGVKTQPAPENALVKTEPVSRGKNLRNKRIHCRLPEEDSAGNAVPSPFSELPALCVGPDGQGEMLSKNVHSQTPRFAAEGLPARMCTRSFTALAEPRAPAPLEGLKAPMHQEKMGKKPACGVKQRVAFKARKRSGRPAPKVIQSAGGDATITVSSLVPAEEVVGPGPTDGDVADGGERDQRSMILRSRTKTQEVFYTKRRRGKRAADVRLKNCKAPKKLISNNHLPPAFKLTPPGSPHKEGKVGTRMKLPKAGPGVGGKMSERPLHSLKRKSTFISPIPAKKRNLVLRSNSGGVKEEKPEGPHSLFKKMPVAKKVKAKLPPKSPGEAVPKPPPVKEAPDVCIKITSRAAFQEATKTKVLPPRKGRGLKLEAIVQKITSPNLKKFTCKTAAAAATVAATYGTSLSMAGTERERAVKHGAVAPAVGDARLPKLAAAQKAPAVPPAEQLCRNPHGRALKGKLGSGKKLCADGSQSEGCVQAAGAQPSSAVAAKNMALLPKKRNRKGKAAALGMAKAPLGPALPLSPRERAAGPGGGDEGKKPKSEEKEVAGGDGPMAGGTARGAKPRANHANYNGYSKRQRKRLGHGKAKAVPVRCKSRGKRRRPAQQAPLPDPAEPEIRLKYISCKRLRADSRAPPFAPYVHVERRGDFTTACTVINSPGDEARLQRGPSSTVPRPRAALPASSAMHLGPVVSKALSAACLVCCLCRSPANYKDLGDLCGPYYPEDCLPKKKSRLKEKARAEGEEGGAAERPRGVAESGWAAGGRAGRQEGATEPGKPSMLRSSPRGVFRRLQSCYCCDERTEGEEAAEKPRRHECTKAESPPQPEPAGDTQEHWLHEACAVWTAGVFLVAGKLYGLQEAVKAAADLKCSSCQQAGATVGCCQKGCPHTYHYACAVDTGCLLTEESFSLRCPKHKRQPV; from the exons ATGCAGTCCTTTCGAGAAAGGTGTGGTTTCCATGGCAACCAGCAGAGCTACCAGCCGACTTCACAAGATACATCACGCCTGGAGAATTACAGGCATCAAAGTCAGGCAGGGCCGAACTGCGAGCGGCAGAGGCTGGTGGCGAAGGAGTACTACAGTCAGCAGCAACTGCCATACGCGGGCTACGAGAACAGCGCCGCGGAGAAATACCACCGGGGAAACAAGCAAttagcagggcagcagctgcaaggCAGGCCGGCCTTTTCCAATTACGCTGTGCAGGAGAACAGCCCCTACCCAGCGCGCTATTCGGGGGACGAGAGCCTGCAGGCGTGGGGCGGGCAGCCACCGGCGCTGCCCAAGTATGAGGACAGCCTGATGAAGAAGACGTCGCCGGCAGCAGGAGGGCGGCCGTACCATGAGCCGGCAGCGGCCCCACTGCCCTTCCGGACTcacttcccacagcagcagcagcagcagccgcccgCGCTGCCCTACCCCAagctgcagaggcagaagcTGCCCAACGACGTCTCTTCGCCCATGCCCTTCTCACAGAGCCCCCATTTTGGGCAGCACTCACAGTCCTTCCCCGCCTCCTCCACTTATTCCTCTGTGCCAGGGGGCAGCCAGCCGGCGCATTCCTACAAGAGCTGCACGGCACCTTCAGGGCAGCCGCCGCTGGAGCGGCCCCTGGGCAGTGCCGCCAGCCTCGCCCCTGGCCCCCGTGTGCCCAACCTGCACGGTTACCAGCCCAACCGCATCGGCTATGAGCAGCCCCCGCAGCctcccccgcagcccccgccgccgccgcagcctCCGCAGCCCCCGCAGCCTCCTCAGCCCCAACCTCAGCCCTTGCAGGGAAGGCATCACGCCCCAGAGAGCCTCCACTACCAAAACTTGGCCAAGTATCAGCATTACAACCAAGCGGGGCAGACCTACTGCCAGAGTGACGCACCGCCCGTCCGCACGCCGGAGCAGTACTACCAAACCTTCAGCCCCAGCGCCAGCCACTCGCCAGCGCGCTCCGTCGGTCGCTCCCCATCCTACAGCTCTACGCCGTCCCCCCTGATGCCCAACCTGGAGAACTTTCAGTACAGCCAGCAGCCGCTCAATGCCGGCGCCTTCCCGGCCGGCATCACTGACCACAGCCATTTCATGCCGCTGCTCAACCCCTCTCCCACTGACGGGACGAGCCCGGATGCTCAATCTGGGAATTGCAAGAATTTGCCGAAGGAGAAACTGCCTGAAAACCTTCTGTCAGACCTGAGCCTGCAGAGCCTGACGGCGCTCACCTCCCAGGTGGAGAACATCTCCAACACcgtccagcagctgctgctttccaaatCAGCCGTGCCCCAGAAAAAGGGCATCAAGACCCCAGCGAGGACCCCTGAGCAACTCaaggggcagcactgcagcccagagAGCAGCACGTACTCCGCAGAGCAGGTTGGGACCCCGCTGTCGGACCCACTCAGCACCCCGCAGTCCGTCCACGCCGAGACACAGGACGCTGACTATCTGAGCGGTTCGGAGGACCAGCTGGAGAGGAGCTTCCTGTACTGCAACCAGAACCGCAGCCCTGCCCGTGTCAACAGCAACTCCAAGGCAAAGCCCGAGTCGGTGTCCACGTGCTCTGTCACCTCCCCAGATGATATGTCCACCAAATCGGATGACTCCTTCCAGAGCATCCATGCCAGCCTGCCCCTGGAGTCTTTCACCAAGTATGTGACCAACGAGCGGGACTGTCCCCggctgctgctcagtgcactgTCCCAGGAGGAGCTGGCCTCCGAGATCATCGTCCTGCAGGACGCCATCAATGAGAAGGAGGACAAAGCCTGGCCCAATTCACCCATGTTGAGCAAGGAGGCCACAAAATCCCCCTTCCAGCTGGAGAACCACCGGCCATGCCTGGACTCCATGGTGAAGGGCTCATGGCCCAGCCAGGGTGACTCCAGCACCCTCACTGAGCCCCTCAAGATGGACAAGGCTTCGGGGGGCAGCACGGGGAAGGACTTTGGGGACGAGGTGTACGAGGGTCCCCAGGTGGAGTTTGCGGCCACCGAGACCAAGGACACACTTAAGGATGCGGGCCCGTTGGCTTTCAACTCCAAGCCCAGCGTCCCAGCTGCTACTTCCAGTGCAGGGGCCTCCGGCTTCAGCTGCTATTCGAACACCACAGCCAACTCGGTGGGCTCTGAAAATGCCATGGAGCACTTTGAGTGGCCAGAGGAGAACCTGGGCGAGGCGTGCCTCAGGTGGAAGGAGCTGGGCTCAGGCCTGCAAGCCTCTGACCTCCCCAAAGGCCTCTTCCCCAGCAAAATGGGAGGGtcctgcaaggagaaaaaaaatgcttgtggCTTGGACCTGTGTGATGGCGAGCAGCCAGACAAGAGTGAGACGACCCGGGACTTTGGCCAGCAGGCgatggaggaggaagaggaggagacgCTGACCTACGATGAGGCCACGAAGGTGGACAGTGAGAGGTGGCTGCAGGACACGcggcactgctgcacagctggggaCTTCAGTGAGATCCCTATGATCTCATCACCGGAGCTGAAGGAGTCGGACTTGGAAGTGGAGGAGTACTCCTCACTCTGCGAGCTGGCGGGCACGGAGCAGAAGTCGGTGCCCTACGCTGCCTCACCTCCCAAGCCCCCGGAGATACCCGCCGTGCTGTCTGCCAGCGAGGTGCCCATGTCTGCCGAGGAGACCGTCAGCACAGTAGAGAAGGAGAGTTCTGTGCCCTCGGCGCGTCTCTCCGGTCAGTCCATCATCCTGCTGGGCCCAGCAGTGGGCACGGAGACCAAGGTGAAGAGCTGGTTCAAAtcctccctgccccacatccagcctgagGAGGAGAGTGGGGGAGTAGAGAAGTCCCACCCGGAAGCAGTAGACTCTGAACCTGTTTTGTCACTTGGGGTGAAGACGCAACCGGCACCTGAAAATGCATTGGTGAAAACAGAGCCTGTCTCACGGGGCAAGAACCTCCGCAACAAAAGGATCCACTGCCGGCTGCCGGAGGAGGACAGTGCTGGCAATGCAGTGCCGAGCCCCTTCAGtgagctgccagcactgtgcgTGGGGCCGGACGGACAAGGGGAGATGCTGAGCAAGAATGTGCACAGCCAGACGCCCAGGTTTGCAGCGGAGGGCTTGCCGGCACGCATGTGCACCCGCTCCTTCACCGCCCTCGCTGAGCCCCGTGCCCCAGCCCCACTGGAGGGGCTGAAGGCACCAATGCACCAGGAGAAGATGGGCAAGAAGCCAGCATGTGGTGTGAAGCAGCGGGTGGCTTTCAAAGCTAGGAAGCGCAGCGGCCGGCCAGCCCCTAAGGTCATCCAGAGCGCCGGTGGTGATGCCACCATCACGGTGTCCAGCTTGGTGCCAGCTGAAGAGGTGGTGGGGCCAGGGCCGACGGATGGGGATGTGGCAGATGGTGGGGAGAGGGACCAGCGCTCGATGATCCTGCGCTCCCGGACGAAGACACAGGAGGTTTTCTACACAAAGAGGCGGCGGGGCAAGCGAGCGGCTGATGTTCGACTGAAGAACTGCAAAGCACCCAAAAAGCTCATCTCCAACAACCACCTCCCACCCGCCTTCAAGTTGACCCCCCCGGGCAGCCCCCACAAGGAGGGAAAGGTGGGCACCAGGATGAAGCTGCCCAAGGCGGGGCCAGGGGTGGGCGGCAAGATGTCAGAGCGGCCCCTGCACTCGCTGAAGAGGAAGTCCACCTTCATCTCCCCCATCCCTGCCAAGAAGAGGAACCTCGTCCTGCGCAGCAACAGCGGCGGCGTGAAGGAGGAGAAGCCGGAGGGTCCCCACAGCCTCTTCAAGAAGATGCCCGTGGCCAAGAAGGTGAAAGCAAAGCTGCCTCCCAAGAGCCCCGGCGAAGCTgtccccaaaccccccccagTGAAGGAGGCCCCCGACGTCTGTATCAAAATCACCTCGCGGGCGGCCTTCCAGGAGGCCACCAAGACCAAAGTGCTGCCTCCCCGCAAGGGCCGCGGCCTCAAGCTGGAGGCCATCGTGCAGAAGATCACCTCGCCCAACCTGAAGAAGTTCACCTGCAAAACGGCAGCGGCGGCGGCCACGGTGGCGGCCACCTATGGCACCTCGCTGAGCATGGCGGGGACGGAGCGCGAGCGGGCGGTGAAGCACGGTGCTGTGGCCCCGGCGGTGGGTGATGCGCGGCTGCCCAAACTGGCGGCGGCACAGAAGGCACCCGCCGTGCCGCCGGCTGAGCAGTTGTGCCGGAACCCTCATGGCAGAGCGCTGAAGGGGAAACTGGGCAGCGGGAAGAAGCTCTGTGCTGACGGCTCGCAGAGCGAGGGCTGCGTGCAGGCTGCTGGGGCACAGCCCAGCTCGGCCGTGGCGGCCAAGAACATGGCGCTGCTGCCCAAGAAGAGGAACCGTAAGGGCAAAGCGGCGGCGCTGGGCATGGCCAAGGCACCCCTCGGCCCCGCGCTGCCGCTGTCACCCCGTGAGCGTGCAGCCGGGCCGGGCGGTGGGGACGAGGGCAAGAAACCAAAGAGTGAGGAGAAGGAGGTGGCGGGCGGCGATGGGCCAATGGCGGGTGGGACGGCGCGGGGGGCAAAGCCACGGGCCAACCACGCCAACTACAACGGCTACTCCAAGCGGCAGCGCAAGCGTTTGGGCCACGGCAAAGCCAAAGCGGTGCCGGTGCGCTGCAAGAGCCGGGGCAAGCGGCGGCGGCCGGCCCAGCAAGCCCCGCTGCCAGACCCTGCAGAGCCCGAGATCCGCCTCAAATACATCTCCTGCAAAAGGCTGCGGGCCGACAGCCGGGCCCCCCCCTTTGCTCCCTATGTCCACGTAGAGCGGCGCGGCGACTTCACCACCGCCTGCACCGTCATCAACTCGCCTGGCGACGAGGCCCGGCTGCAGCGGGGGCCCTCCAGCACCGTGCCCAGACCGCGGGCCGCCCTGCCGGCCTCCTCCGCCATGCACCTGGGGCCAGTGGTGTCCAAGGCGCTGAGCGCGGCCTGCTTGGTGTGCTGCCTGTGCCGCAGCCCCGCCAACTACAAGGACCTGGGCGACCTTTGCGGGCCCTACTACCCCGAGGACTGCCTGCCCAAAAAGAAGTCGCGGCTGAAGGAGAAAGCGCGGGCGGAGGGCGAGGAGGGCGGCGCAGCGGAGAGGCCCCGCGGGGTGGCGGAGAGCGGCTGGGCAGCCGGCGGCAGGGCGGGCAGGCAGGAGGGTGCCACGGAGCCGGGCAAGCCGAGCATGCTGCGCTCCAGCCCCCGGGGTGTGTTCcgaaggctgcagagctgctacTGCTGTGACGAGAGGACAGAGGGCGAGGAGGCAGCCGAAAAGCCCCGGCGGCACGAATGTACCAAGGCCGAGTCCCCCCCACAGCCCGAGCCAGCGGGAGACACgcaggagcactggctgcacgAGGCCTGTGCCGTATGGACCGCTGGGGTGTTCCTGGTGGCGGGGAAGCTCTACGGGCTGCAGGAGGCCGTCAAGGCGGCTGCCGACCTG AAGTGCTCAAGCTGCCAGCAAGCAGGAGCCACCGTGggctgctgccagaaggggtgcCCCCACACCTACCACTACGCGTGTGCCGTCGACACAG GTTGCTTATTAACTGAAGAGAGCTTCTCTCTGAGATGTCCCAAACATAAG AGACAGCCGGTGTAG